The following coding sequences are from one Kogia breviceps isolate mKogBre1 chromosome X, mKogBre1 haplotype 1, whole genome shotgun sequence window:
- the RAB33A gene encoding ras-related protein Rab-33A isoform X2 yields MAQPILGHGNLQPASAAGLASLELDSSLDQYVQIRIFKIIVIGDSNVGKTCLTFRFCGGTFPDKTEATIGVDFREKTVEIEGEKIKVQVWDTAGQERFRKSMVEHYYRNVHAVVFVYDVTKMTSFTNLKMWIQECNGHAVPPLVPKVLVGNKCDLREQIQVPSNLALKFADAHNMLLFETSAKDPKESQNVESIFMCLACRLKAQKSLLYRDAERQQGKVQKLEFPQEANSKTSCPC; encoded by the exons ATGGCGCAGCCCATCCTGGGCCATGGGAACTTGCAGCCCGCCTCGGCCGCTGGCCTGGCGTCCCTGGAGCTGGACTCGTCGCTGGACCAGTACGTGCAGATTCGCATCTTCAAAATCATCGTGATTGGGGACTCCAACGTGGGCAAGACCTGCCTGACCTTCCGCTTCTGCGGGGGGACCTTCCCGGACAAGACTGAGGCCACCATCGGCGTGGACTTCAGGGAGAAGACCGTGGAAATTGAGGGCGAGAAGATCAAG GTTCAGGTGTGGGACACCGCTGGTCAGGAACGCTTCCGAAAAAGCATGGTCGAGCATTACTACCGCAATGTGCATGCTGTGGTCTTTGTCTATGACGTCACCAAGATGACATCCTTCACCAACCTCAAAATGTGGATCCAAGAATGCAACGGGCATGCTGTGCCTCCACTGGTCCCGAAAGTGCTTGTGGGCAACAAGTGTGACTTGAGGGAACAGATCCAGGTGCCCTCCAACTTAGCCCTGAAATTTGCCGATGCCCACAATATGCTCTTATTTGAGACATCGGCCAAGGACCCCAAAGAGAGCCAGAACGTGGAGTCAATTTTCATGTGCCTGGCTTGCCGATTGAAGGCTCAGAAATCCCTGCTCTATCGTGATGCTGAGAGGCAGCAGGGGAAGGTGCAGAAACTGGAGTTCCCACAGGAAGCTAACAGTAAAACTTCCTGTCCCTGTTGA
- the RAB33A gene encoding ras-related protein Rab-33A isoform X1 — protein MAQPILGHGNLQPASAAGLASLELDSSLDQYVQIRIFKIIVIGDSNVGKTCLTFRFCGGTFPDKTEATIGVDFREKTVEIEGEKIKVIQTVQVWDTAGQERFRKSMVEHYYRNVHAVVFVYDVTKMTSFTNLKMWIQECNGHAVPPLVPKVLVGNKCDLREQIQVPSNLALKFADAHNMLLFETSAKDPKESQNVESIFMCLACRLKAQKSLLYRDAERQQGKVQKLEFPQEANSKTSCPC, from the exons ATGGCGCAGCCCATCCTGGGCCATGGGAACTTGCAGCCCGCCTCGGCCGCTGGCCTGGCGTCCCTGGAGCTGGACTCGTCGCTGGACCAGTACGTGCAGATTCGCATCTTCAAAATCATCGTGATTGGGGACTCCAACGTGGGCAAGACCTGCCTGACCTTCCGCTTCTGCGGGGGGACCTTCCCGGACAAGACTGAGGCCACCATCGGCGTGGACTTCAGGGAGAAGACCGTGGAAATTGAGGGCGAGAAGATCAAGGTGATCCAGACG GTTCAGGTGTGGGACACCGCTGGTCAGGAACGCTTCCGAAAAAGCATGGTCGAGCATTACTACCGCAATGTGCATGCTGTGGTCTTTGTCTATGACGTCACCAAGATGACATCCTTCACCAACCTCAAAATGTGGATCCAAGAATGCAACGGGCATGCTGTGCCTCCACTGGTCCCGAAAGTGCTTGTGGGCAACAAGTGTGACTTGAGGGAACAGATCCAGGTGCCCTCCAACTTAGCCCTGAAATTTGCCGATGCCCACAATATGCTCTTATTTGAGACATCGGCCAAGGACCCCAAAGAGAGCCAGAACGTGGAGTCAATTTTCATGTGCCTGGCTTGCCGATTGAAGGCTCAGAAATCCCTGCTCTATCGTGATGCTGAGAGGCAGCAGGGGAAGGTGCAGAAACTGGAGTTCCCACAGGAAGCTAACAGTAAAACTTCCTGTCCCTGTTGA